One Erythrobacter sp. SDW2 genomic region harbors:
- a CDS encoding glycosyltransferase, protein MKRVLCISTLYPNPAKPRLGTFVARSLEALAAMGDWDVTVINPIGVPPIVFGPYREAAASAVDGEEHGVHVHRPTFTLIPKVGGRLNPGAIVRAVLPLARRLHAHKPFDVLDAQFFYPDGPALAKIARELGLPFSIKARGADIHHWGHQPYAGKMMRDAAAKAAGLLSVCEALAEDMVEIGLPREKITIHYTGLDRDRFRPLQSPNLRPRLAQELGIPLRHDDKLLVTVGALIPRKGQELVLRALPQLPDTRLLLVGKGEDEARLEALAGELGIAERVHFLGLLDHDLLPLVLSAADAMVLPSASEGLANAWVEALACGTPLVITDAGGAREVVTDRAAGLIVERTAQAITHGIESLLNDSPARAETAAMAERFDWKLNGARLARYYARIAQR, encoded by the coding sequence GTGAAACGCGTCCTCTGCATCTCCACCCTCTACCCCAACCCGGCCAAACCGCGTCTCGGGACCTTTGTCGCGCGTTCGCTCGAGGCGCTGGCGGCGATGGGGGATTGGGATGTCACCGTGATCAACCCCATTGGCGTGCCGCCCATTGTCTTCGGGCCTTACCGCGAAGCTGCCGCCTCGGCGGTGGATGGCGAGGAGCACGGGGTGCATGTCCATCGCCCGACATTTACGTTGATTCCGAAGGTCGGAGGACGGCTCAATCCCGGGGCGATTGTCCGCGCGGTTTTGCCGCTCGCGAGGCGGCTCCACGCTCACAAGCCCTTTGACGTGCTCGATGCGCAATTCTTCTATCCCGACGGCCCTGCGCTGGCGAAGATCGCCCGCGAGCTGGGCTTGCCGTTCTCGATCAAGGCACGCGGGGCGGATATCCATCATTGGGGACACCAGCCTTATGCCGGCAAAATGATGCGCGACGCGGCCGCGAAGGCCGCAGGCTTGCTGAGTGTCTGCGAGGCGCTGGCCGAGGACATGGTCGAGATCGGCCTGCCGCGGGAAAAGATCACCATTCACTACACCGGGCTGGACCGCGACAGGTTCCGTCCGCTGCAAAGCCCAAACCTGCGCCCGCGACTGGCGCAGGAACTTGGCATCCCGCTGCGCCATGATGACAAGCTGCTGGTGACGGTCGGCGCACTGATTCCGCGCAAGGGGCAGGAATTGGTCCTTCGCGCGCTCCCGCAGCTGCCCGACACGCGGCTGTTGCTGGTCGGCAAGGGCGAGGACGAGGCTCGGCTGGAGGCGCTGGCCGGCGAGTTGGGCATCGCAGAGCGGGTCCACTTTCTCGGCCTGCTCGATCACGACCTCTTGCCTCTCGTGTTGTCCGCCGCCGACGCGATGGTGCTGCCATCCGCCAGCGAAGGTCTTGCCAATGCCTGGGTCGAGGCTCTGGCTTGCGGCACGCCGCTGGTCATCACCGACGCCGGCGGCGCGCGCGAGGTGGTAACAGACCGCGCGGCAGGCCTGATTGTCGAGCGGACGGCGCAGGCAATCACGCACGGGATCGAGAGCCTGCTGAACGATTCCCCCGCGCGTGCAGAAACCGCCGCCATGGCCGAGCGATTCGACTGGAAACTCAACGGCGCGCGACTGGCAAGGTATTACGCCCGCATCGCGCAGCGTTGA
- the secF gene encoding protein translocase subunit SecF, which translates to MKLLKLVPDNTNIRFLRWRIPFYVVSLILVAASWGLVMTKGLNYGVDFAGGQEIRATFVGEAQANVAGLRETVGGIEEIGDPVIQRFGAPNEVSIRVKLPPEAEGDKAYTDRVTTAITTALKADHPNVRIDGVDSVSGKVSGEFRQTAFQALLFAMIAISIYIWVRFEWQFGVGAMFALVHDVSLTMGMLALFQLEFNLTIVASILAIIGYSLNDTIVIYDRIRENLKKYRKMPVPELLDLSVNETLARTVMTSLTLLIALVPLLIFGPDSLFGFTAAITLGLFVGTYSSVYMAAPILIWLGVTSDSFVPREDEVEKQEKLARGEG; encoded by the coding sequence ATGAAACTGCTCAAACTCGTCCCCGACAACACCAACATCCGTTTCCTGCGGTGGCGCATCCCGTTCTATGTCGTCAGCCTGATCCTGGTGGCGGCGAGCTGGGGTCTGGTCATGACCAAGGGGCTCAACTACGGCGTCGATTTCGCCGGGGGTCAGGAAATCCGCGCCACTTTCGTCGGGGAAGCACAGGCCAATGTCGCTGGACTGCGCGAGACAGTGGGAGGCATCGAGGAGATCGGCGATCCGGTGATCCAGCGCTTTGGCGCGCCCAACGAGGTTTCGATCCGGGTGAAGCTGCCGCCCGAGGCAGAGGGCGACAAGGCCTATACCGATCGGGTGACCACCGCGATCACCACTGCGCTCAAGGCCGATCATCCCAATGTGCGCATCGACGGGGTGGATTCGGTTTCCGGCAAGGTATCGGGCGAATTCCGGCAGACCGCGTTCCAGGCGTTGCTGTTCGCGATGATCGCAATCTCGATCTACATCTGGGTCCGGTTCGAATGGCAATTCGGGGTCGGCGCCATGTTCGCGCTGGTCCATGACGTGTCGCTGACGATGGGGATGCTGGCGCTGTTCCAGCTCGAATTCAACCTGACCATCGTGGCGTCGATCCTGGCGATTATCGGCTACTCGCTCAACGACACCATCGTCATTTATGACCGTATCCGCGAAAACCTGAAGAAGTACCGCAAGATGCCGGTGCCCGAATTGCTCGACCTGTCGGTCAACGAAACGCTGGCGCGCACGGTGATGACGTCACTTACCTTGCTGATTGCACTGGTGCCGCTGCTGATCTTCGGGCCAGATAGCCTGTTCGGCTTCACGGCGGCGATCACGCTGGGGCTGTTCGTGGGGACCTACAGCTCGGTCTATATGGCCGCGCCGATCCTGATCTGGCTGGGCGTGACCAGCGACAGCTTCGTGCCCCGCGAGGACGAAGTCGAGAAGCAGGAAAAGCTTGCCCGCGGCGAGGGGTAG
- the secD gene encoding protein translocase subunit SecD: protein MLEFPRWKQVWLWGLTLVLSALALPSILSGTSIRWPDSLPNPTVNLGLDLAGGSHILLEAETNQVAAQRLENMEEAVRNAMRQAEPRIRIGDVSTAGGRLSFLLDNPADIDRAREAITPILNGTGMTREWDLSVIDTNRMVITPSAGAIDTAVTDAMDSATEVVRKRIDELGTREPTIIRQGDTRIVVQVPGLEDPEALKELIGKTAKLEFKLVDENALPSDVEQGIAPPGSQIYPFADGQGANVAVRRLGGIKGDNLIGAQATVDQQTNEPVVSIQFDAQGGQRFAQLSTQNVGKLFAIILDGQVISTPYFREPILGGQAQISGSFTTESANQLAISLRSGALPVDLTIVEERTVGPDLGADSIRKGMIAMAVGSLLVIVLMVITYGRFGIYATAALIFNVLMILGIMAVMNTTLTLPGIAGFVLTIGAAVDANVLIYERIREERKRGRRVIAAIENGYKEASRAIYDANITNFIAGVLLFLFGSGPVRGFAVVLIIGLFTSVFTGVTMTRLWVANWLRRARPTEINL, encoded by the coding sequence ATGCTCGAATTTCCCCGCTGGAAGCAGGTTTGGCTTTGGGGCCTTACGCTGGTCTTGTCCGCGCTGGCGCTGCCATCCATCCTGTCCGGCACATCGATCCGCTGGCCCGATAGCCTGCCGAATCCGACCGTCAATCTCGGTCTCGACCTTGCCGGCGGGAGCCACATCCTGCTCGAAGCCGAAACGAACCAGGTTGCGGCACAGCGACTGGAAAACATGGAAGAGGCTGTCCGCAACGCGATGCGCCAGGCAGAGCCGCGCATCCGTATCGGCGACGTATCGACTGCCGGGGGGCGGCTAAGCTTCCTGCTCGACAATCCAGCGGACATCGACCGCGCGCGTGAAGCGATCACCCCAATTCTCAACGGCACCGGCATGACGCGCGAGTGGGACCTCAGCGTCATCGACACCAATCGCATGGTCATCACCCCTTCGGCGGGTGCCATCGATACCGCGGTCACCGATGCCATGGACAGTGCCACCGAGGTCGTGCGCAAGCGTATCGACGAGCTGGGAACGCGCGAGCCGACCATCATCCGCCAGGGTGACACCCGTATCGTGGTGCAGGTTCCCGGTCTGGAAGATCCCGAGGCTCTCAAGGAGCTGATCGGCAAGACCGCAAAGCTCGAATTCAAACTGGTTGACGAAAACGCTCTGCCAAGCGACGTCGAGCAGGGCATCGCTCCGCCGGGCAGCCAAATCTACCCATTTGCCGATGGCCAGGGAGCCAATGTAGCGGTCCGCCGCCTGGGTGGGATCAAGGGTGACAATCTGATCGGGGCGCAGGCTACGGTCGACCAGCAGACCAACGAGCCGGTCGTCAGCATCCAGTTCGATGCCCAGGGCGGCCAGCGCTTCGCCCAGCTTTCGACCCAGAACGTGGGCAAGCTGTTCGCGATCATCCTTGACGGTCAGGTCATCTCCACACCCTATTTCCGCGAGCCGATCCTGGGCGGACAGGCACAGATCTCCGGCAGCTTCACCACCGAAAGCGCCAACCAGCTGGCGATCTCGCTCCGTTCGGGGGCGCTGCCGGTGGACCTCACCATTGTCGAGGAGCGGACCGTGGGGCCGGACCTGGGGGCGGACTCGATCCGCAAGGGCATGATCGCGATGGCGGTGGGCTCGCTGCTGGTGATCGTGCTGATGGTCATTACCTATGGCCGCTTCGGCATCTATGCCACGGCCGCGCTGATCTTCAACGTGCTGATGATCCTGGGCATTATGGCGGTCATGAACACCACGCTGACGCTTCCCGGTATCGCTGGTTTCGTGCTCACCATCGGTGCCGCCGTGGACGCCAATGTGCTGATCTACGAACGCATCCGCGAGGAACGCAAACGCGGGCGGCGGGTGATCGCCGCGATCGAAAATGGCTACAAGGAAGCGAGCCGCGCGATCTATGATGCCAATATAACCAATTTCATTGCCGGCGTGCTGCTGTTCCTGTTCGGCTCCGGACCGGTGCGCGGCTTCGCCGTGGTGCTGATCATCGGCCTGTTCACCAGCGTCTTCACCGGCGTCACCATGACCAGGCTGTGGGTCGCCAACTGGTTGCGCCGCGCCCGGCCGACCGAGATCAATTTGTAA
- the yajC gene encoding preprotein translocase subunit YajC: MIDLLSAAATAAAPPFWIQILPFVGMALIFWFLIIRPQMKRQKEHQEKVAGLKKGDRVVTAGGLVGKIVKVDEHYVDLELGQNVRVKAVKATIGEVIPPGGDAAND; this comes from the coding sequence ATGATCGATCTTCTTTCCGCCGCCGCCACTGCTGCAGCACCGCCGTTCTGGATCCAGATCCTGCCGTTCGTCGGCATGGCACTGATCTTCTGGTTCCTCATCATCCGACCGCAGATGAAACGGCAGAAGGAGCATCAGGAAAAAGTCGCCGGCCTCAAGAAGGGCGACCGGGTTGTCACTGCGGGCGGGCTTGTCGGGAAGATCGTCAAGGTGGACGAACATTACGTCGATCTCGAACTGGGCCAGAATGTCCGGGTCAAGGCGGTCAAGGCGACCATCGGCGAAGTGATCCCGCCGGGCGGCGACGCAGCAAACGACTGA
- a CDS encoding sulfotransferase domain-containing protein gives MSSKIHWLASYPKSGNTWLRLVLSHLMREPAQETSLNDIAGGTIATDRMWIDRALGFPTSELLPDEILDLRPAVYRWTADKAERAQFHKIHDACLSAGGGGWLPSVEASGPGVYLVRNPLDVAVSFASHLGRTIDKTITAMEPPGMEMGRSPQGGITVHLPHVLPGWSDHVVSWIDNPHFDMLLVRYEDMLAQPAEWFGRIARHLMLDAAESDVAQAIEQTRFERLQEQEAQEPFKEKPLAAERFFRKGIAGDWQQSLSPAQVERIVATHRPMMERLGYCDGNGKPQVM, from the coding sequence ATGAGTTCGAAGATCCACTGGCTCGCGTCCTACCCAAAATCGGGCAACACCTGGCTGCGGCTTGTCCTTTCGCACCTGATGCGCGAGCCGGCGCAGGAGACCTCGCTCAATGATATCGCCGGCGGGACCATTGCGACCGACCGGATGTGGATCGATCGCGCTTTGGGCTTTCCCACCTCTGAACTTCTGCCTGACGAGATCCTCGATCTGCGGCCGGCCGTGTATCGGTGGACCGCCGACAAGGCCGAACGGGCCCAGTTCCACAAGATCCATGATGCCTGCTTGTCGGCTGGTGGTGGCGGCTGGCTCCCATCGGTCGAAGCCAGTGGCCCCGGCGTTTACCTCGTGCGCAATCCGCTAGACGTCGCTGTTTCCTTTGCCAGCCACCTGGGACGGACCATTGACAAGACCATAACGGCGATGGAACCTCCGGGCATGGAGATGGGGCGCAGTCCCCAAGGCGGGATCACCGTTCACCTTCCCCACGTCTTGCCGGGCTGGTCCGATCATGTCGTAAGCTGGATCGACAACCCGCACTTCGACATGCTGCTGGTCCGCTACGAGGACATGCTGGCACAACCAGCGGAATGGTTCGGCCGGATCGCCCGCCACCTGATGCTCGATGCCGCGGAATCCGATGTGGCACAGGCCATCGAGCAGACCAGGTTCGAGCGCTTGCAGGAGCAGGAGGCTCAGGAACCGTTCAAGGAGAAGCCGCTGGCGGCCGAACGGTTTTTCCGCAAGGGGATCGCCGGTGACTGGCAGCAAAGCCTCAGCCCGGCGCAGGTCGAACGAATTGTCGCGACCCATCGCCCGATGATGGAGCGGCTTGGCTATTGCGATGGCAATGGCAAGCCGCAGGTGATGTGA
- a CDS encoding PqqD family protein, protein MGNAAPLLSRNPKLSPVEMDGRLVMMDSERGVYFALDAVGSAVWEILEEPSTLETVTRHVARSFDAPCREELRRDLEEFIAALIDQGLLLQGGTA, encoded by the coding sequence ATGGGCAACGCAGCGCCGCTCCTGTCTCGCAACCCGAAGCTCTCGCCGGTCGAAATGGATGGGCGGCTCGTGATGATGGACAGTGAACGGGGAGTGTACTTCGCGCTCGATGCTGTCGGCAGTGCCGTTTGGGAGATACTGGAAGAACCCTCGACATTGGAAACGGTCACCAGGCATGTGGCGCGTAGTTTCGATGCGCCCTGCCGCGAGGAATTACGTCGGGATCTGGAGGAATTCATCGCCGCCTTGATCGACCAAGGGCTGCTGTTGCAAGGGGGGACGGCATGA
- a CDS encoding lasso peptide biosynthesis B2 protein — protein sequence MSALLPTLRRKLAGLRGYSASEITMVAPSLVLLGLARLAILFLPFRFYARVLGTVASQGLPAPPLTAGLDNRARSIGRSVRATARITPWKSVCLPQAMVASLLLRVGGVPHVVHFGLAPGDAKPDAAPMQAHAWIVAGKRIVTGAPVLPEYRIVSSFASPPPAT from the coding sequence ATGAGCGCCCTTCTCCCAACGTTGCGCCGCAAGCTGGCGGGGTTGCGCGGTTATAGCGCATCAGAGATCACCATGGTCGCGCCATCACTCGTTCTGCTCGGATTGGCACGCCTGGCGATTCTGTTCCTGCCGTTCCGCTTTTACGCGCGGGTGCTTGGGACGGTAGCGAGTCAGGGGTTGCCGGCTCCGCCGCTTACCGCCGGACTCGACAACAGGGCCCGCTCCATCGGTCGCAGTGTTCGCGCGACGGCGCGGATAACGCCGTGGAAGTCTGTTTGCCTGCCGCAAGCCATGGTGGCGAGCCTATTGCTGCGAGTCGGGGGCGTCCCGCATGTCGTGCATTTCGGTCTCGCTCCCGGCGATGCCAAACCGGACGCTGCCCCGATGCAGGCCCACGCGTGGATCGTCGCCGGAAAGCGGATCGTCACCGGTGCGCCGGTGCTACCCGAATACCGGATCGTTTCCTCCTTCGCCTCGCCTCCGCCTGCCACATGA
- a CDS encoding asparagine synthase-related protein encodes MMFGGIVVRQAGHDPREWIAPERLEATLDPYRVADRTGHWCSNTALLAQAARWNTPGSCHAQTPERCVETGRVLLGWIRLDNRSELCRSLGLEERETLTDGLLVLAAHRQWGRDAAPQLQGEFGFAIHDPASQSTWCVRDIMGTRPFFYYATPRLFAFASTAAVFPVLKCEDIGPSDGWMARFLLGYSHDHIRTAFDGVLRLPPAHDLLVERGSLPEPRRYFAFEDPEPGIGEPDPDRVEAYRAALDSAVAGALRSTYPIAAELSGGLDSSAIVASARLLLAEEVPLHTIGLEMYEEDKAAQAAVVAHCGLKHHRGITPVANEWHRATQERANAALGFPLEHPNAGYHFQIYEHCQQLGVRTLLSGFGGDEIVTSGGREVCDELFAAGRLSDWWRSLAGSPASRARRAVRFLRQKVVPLPALLPAQAVFLSQLNATPLRDEVIAEHGLVDLQLQRGNIFVGQTPNETILRRAFRAYVSGRFESCSAVAATYGIEYRWPLVQRQLAEAFLTVPSIERHRVGIGRYLHRQASVGRLPDNIAWHAKSMGAVRPEVHPSAKCHILQNMSLLSPALAYILDPVKYLKLGESISLRSQPGAHFGRVGAYNLGLVRRIDLLSDWLMYLRP; translated from the coding sequence ATGATGTTCGGCGGGATAGTCGTACGCCAAGCCGGGCATGATCCGCGTGAGTGGATTGCGCCGGAGCGGCTGGAAGCGACGCTCGATCCCTATCGCGTCGCCGACCGGACCGGGCACTGGTGCAGCAACACCGCCTTGCTGGCACAGGCTGCCCGGTGGAACACGCCCGGGAGCTGCCACGCCCAGACACCGGAGCGCTGCGTCGAAACAGGACGGGTTTTGCTTGGCTGGATCCGGCTCGATAATCGCAGCGAACTTTGCCGCTCGCTGGGACTCGAAGAACGCGAAACATTGACAGATGGGCTACTGGTCCTCGCCGCGCACCGCCAATGGGGACGAGATGCAGCCCCGCAACTGCAGGGCGAATTTGGCTTCGCCATTCATGACCCCGCCAGCCAGTCCACCTGGTGCGTGCGCGACATCATGGGCACGCGGCCGTTCTTCTACTACGCCACGCCTCGCCTGTTTGCTTTTGCCAGCACGGCTGCGGTGTTTCCGGTTCTCAAATGCGAGGACATCGGTCCGTCCGACGGATGGATGGCCCGCTTCCTGCTCGGCTATTCGCATGATCACATCCGCACTGCCTTCGACGGTGTCTTGCGTCTGCCGCCAGCGCATGACCTGCTTGTCGAACGCGGCAGTCTGCCTGAACCGCGCCGATACTTCGCCTTCGAAGATCCGGAACCGGGTATCGGCGAGCCCGATCCGGACCGGGTCGAAGCCTATCGCGCGGCGCTCGACAGCGCGGTCGCAGGTGCACTGCGCAGCACCTATCCGATCGCCGCCGAATTGTCCGGCGGCCTCGACTCCTCCGCGATCGTCGCCAGCGCCCGCCTGCTACTGGCCGAAGAGGTGCCGCTGCATACAATCGGACTCGAGATGTACGAGGAGGACAAGGCAGCACAGGCAGCGGTCGTCGCCCACTGCGGCCTGAAGCACCATCGCGGGATAACGCCCGTGGCCAATGAATGGCACCGCGCTACGCAGGAGCGTGCCAATGCCGCGCTAGGCTTCCCGCTCGAACATCCCAACGCTGGATACCATTTCCAGATCTATGAGCATTGCCAGCAGCTCGGCGTGCGCACCCTCCTGTCAGGATTTGGCGGGGACGAGATCGTCACCTCGGGCGGGCGCGAAGTTTGTGACGAGCTGTTCGCAGCCGGTCGCCTGTCCGACTGGTGGCGGTCGCTGGCCGGTTCCCCGGCATCCCGGGCCAGGCGCGCCGTGCGCTTCCTGCGCCAAAAGGTCGTTCCTCTTCCCGCTCTCTTGCCGGCCCAGGCCGTGTTTCTTTCCCAGCTCAACGCGACCCCGCTGCGCGACGAGGTCATTGCGGAGCATGGGTTGGTCGACCTACAGCTGCAGCGGGGTAACATCTTCGTTGGCCAAACGCCGAACGAGACAATCCTGCGCCGGGCCTTCCGCGCCTACGTATCGGGTCGGTTCGAATCCTGTTCCGCCGTCGCCGCAACCTATGGCATCGAGTACCGTTGGCCTTTGGTGCAGCGGCAACTGGCCGAGGCGTTTCTGACCGTCCCTTCGATTGAAAGGCACCGGGTCGGAATCGGTCGCTATCTTCATCGACAGGCCAGCGTCGGTCGCTTGCCGGACAATATCGCCTGGCATGCCAAATCGATGGGAGCGGTGAGGCCGGAGGTACATCCGTCGGCAAAATGTCACATCTTGCAAAATATGAGCTTGCTGTCTCCAGCGCTCGCCTATATCCTCGATCCTGTAAAATATCTCAAACTGGGCGAATCTATTAGTCTGAGGTCGCAACCTGGGGCCCATTTTGGAAGAGTAGGCGCCTATAATTTGGGCCTGGTCCGCAGGATTGACTTGTTATCGGACTGGCTCATGTATTTGCGCCCATAG
- a CDS encoding phage tail protein — protein sequence MSFAEPTIGEIQMFAGDFAPRNFALCQGQLLPISQNSALFSILGTTFGGDGRTTFGLPDLRSRVPRHAGQGPGLGNVRLGEQGGLEYEAVGPINLPTHSHPHSHLASVHAEPRLGDENAPGDNVFALTPPGTNIYHDVDDTRQDILMHANTVTLSQDMTPAGGNQSFYAVNPYLGVNYIIALYGIYPSRS from the coding sequence ATGTCCTTCGCAGAACCAACCATCGGCGAAATCCAGATGTTCGCTGGCGATTTTGCTCCACGCAACTTTGCCCTGTGTCAGGGCCAGCTGTTGCCGATTTCGCAAAATTCGGCGCTTTTCTCGATTCTCGGGACAACATTCGGCGGCGATGGCAGGACCACCTTCGGCCTGCCAGATCTCCGCAGCCGCGTGCCGCGTCATGCCGGGCAGGGACCAGGCCTCGGCAATGTCAGGCTGGGGGAACAGGGTGGGCTGGAATACGAGGCTGTCGGCCCGATCAACTTGCCGACACACAGCCATCCCCATAGCCACCTTGCGTCCGTCCATGCCGAACCTCGGCTAGGGGACGAGAACGCGCCGGGGGATAATGTCTTTGCGCTCACGCCTCCAGGGACCAACATCTACCACGATGTGGACGACACGCGTCAGGACATACTGATGCATGCCAATACGGTCACCCTGTCGCAGGACATGACACCTGCCGGCGGCAACCAGTCGTTCTATGCCGTGAACCCCTATCTCGGGGTCAACTACATTATCGCGCTCTACGGCATATATCCGAGCCGTAGCTAA
- a CDS encoding phage tail protein: protein MSISDPTIGEITMFGGNFAPRSWAFCNGQLLSISQYTALFSILGTTYGGDGRTTFALPDLQSRTPRGTGTGPGLSPVALGQAGGIEQVTLTVANMPSHSHPHTHTASVHAEPRLGNENAPGDNVFALAPAGTNIYHDIDDTRQDILMHANTVTLSQDSTVAGGNQPVTVLNPWLGVNYIIALEGMFPSRN from the coding sequence ATGTCGATCAGTGATCCTACAATTGGCGAAATCACCATGTTCGGTGGCAACTTCGCTCCGCGTAGCTGGGCGTTTTGCAATGGCCAGCTCCTTTCCATCAGCCAGTACACCGCTCTCTTTTCCATCCTCGGCACCACCTATGGCGGCGACGGGCGGACCACCTTTGCTCTTCCCGACCTGCAGAGCCGTACCCCGCGCGGAACTGGCACCGGTCCGGGCCTGAGCCCCGTCGCGCTTGGTCAAGCAGGCGGGATTGAACAGGTCACTTTGACGGTGGCCAACATGCCGAGCCATTCTCACCCCCATACGCATACCGCCTCCGTCCATGCGGAACCGCGGCTGGGGAACGAGAATGCGCCTGGAGACAACGTCTTTGCCCTGGCTCCTGCAGGAACCAATATCTATCATGATATTGACGATACGCGGCAAGACATCCTGATGCATGCCAACACGGTCACCCTCTCGCAAGATTCGACCGTGGCGGGCGGTAACCAGCCCGTCACCGTGCTTAATCCGTGGCTTGGCGTGAATTACATCATCGCGCTTGAAGGCATGTTCCCGAGCCGCAACTAA
- the gluP gene encoding glucose/galactose MFS transporter has translation MAMAPNTAPHASAAPTGNKGTIMAAFLAVTLLFFAWGFITSLIDPLVAAVKGIFVLSDTQAQLSAFAFFIAYGVVSFPAAALIAKWRAVPSILAALTMMVVACLIMLGAANIANYNLVLFGLFVLASGITILQVAANPLAAALGSPEKSHFRLTLSQTFNSFGTIIGPALGASLFLAGVEVADGVALTDEVRANALGGIDRAYFWICGLLIALLAFFYLARRTVAAAAPPIGSGKGMAELIRDAFGSRWAVLGAAAIFLYVGAEVAIGTQMALFLNSDATWGMPLQDAAALVSFYWGGAFVGRIAGTVLLYFFNASRLLAIFTGIACAMCLYVFAVGGVTSGYVALAIGLFNSIMFPVIFTLTLERSSASEEATSGLLCTGIIGGAFVPLLVGAVSDATSYAFAFIVPAVCYLLLAIFALSAGRAANGVARSPRASGQTQ, from the coding sequence ATGGCAATGGCACCGAACACCGCGCCTCACGCAAGCGCGGCACCCACGGGTAACAAGGGTACGATCATGGCCGCGTTTCTCGCGGTTACCCTGCTGTTTTTCGCCTGGGGCTTCATCACTTCGCTGATCGACCCGCTGGTGGCGGCGGTTAAGGGCATTTTCGTACTCAGCGACACGCAGGCGCAGCTTTCCGCTTTCGCCTTCTTCATTGCCTATGGTGTGGTGAGCTTCCCGGCAGCGGCACTGATCGCCAAATGGAGGGCGGTACCCTCGATCCTGGCCGCGCTCACGATGATGGTCGTCGCCTGCCTGATCATGCTGGGCGCGGCCAATATCGCCAACTACAACCTCGTTCTGTTTGGCCTGTTCGTGCTCGCGAGCGGGATTACCATTCTCCAGGTTGCGGCCAACCCGCTGGCGGCAGCACTCGGCTCTCCTGAGAAGAGCCACTTCCGCCTGACATTGTCGCAGACCTTCAACAGCTTCGGCACGATCATCGGTCCGGCATTGGGCGCCAGCCTGTTCCTGGCAGGGGTCGAAGTTGCCGATGGCGTTGCCTTGACCGACGAAGTGCGGGCGAATGCGCTGGGAGGCATCGACCGGGCATACTTCTGGATTTGCGGCTTGCTCATCGCCTTGCTGGCATTCTTCTATCTGGCGCGGCGCACAGTGGCGGCGGCGGCGCCACCGATCGGGTCGGGCAAGGGGATGGCCGAACTGATCCGTGACGCCTTCGGCTCGCGCTGGGCAGTACTCGGCGCGGCGGCGATTTTTCTCTACGTCGGCGCCGAAGTCGCGATCGGCACGCAGATGGCATTGTTCCTCAACAGCGATGCTACATGGGGAATGCCGCTGCAGGATGCCGCTGCGCTTGTCTCGTTCTATTGGGGCGGGGCGTTCGTCGGCCGGATTGCGGGGACGGTCCTGTTGTATTTCTTCAACGCTTCGCGATTGCTGGCCATATTTACGGGCATTGCCTGCGCCATGTGCCTTTATGTCTTTGCGGTCGGCGGCGTCACCTCGGGTTACGTCGCCCTGGCGATCGGGCTGTTCAACTCGATCATGTTCCCGGTAATATTCACTCTGACACTCGAACGGTCGAGCGCCAGCGAGGAAGCCACTTCGGGGCTGCTGTGCACGGGCATCATCGGCGGGGCCTTCGTGCCCTTGCTGGTGGGGGCGGTCTCCGACGCCACCAGTTATGCGTTTGCGTTTATCGTGCCGGCTGTCTGTTATCTGCTGCTGGCGATTTTCGCGCTGTCGGCGGGTCGGGCTGCGAATGGCGTAGCGAGATCTCCCCGCGCCAGCGGTCAAACCCAGTAA